One genomic window of Mustela lutreola isolate mMusLut2 chromosome 14, mMusLut2.pri, whole genome shotgun sequence includes the following:
- the LOC131814649 gene encoding large ribosomal subunit protein eL34-like encodes MVQRLTYRRRLSYNTASNKIRLSRTPGNRIVYLYTKKVGKAPKSACGVCPGRLLGVHAVRPKVLMRLSKTKKHVSRAYGGSMCARCVCDRVKHAFLIEEKKIVLEVLKAQTQSQKAK; translated from the coding sequence ATGGTCCAGCGTTTGACCTACCGTCGTAGGCTGTCCTACAATACAGCCTCTAATAAAATTAGGCTGTCCCGAACCCCAGGTAATAGAATCGTTTACCTTTATACCAAGAAGGTTGGGAAAGCACCAAAATCTGCATGTGGCGTTTGCCCAGGCCGACTTCTAGGAGTTCATGCTGTGAGGCCTAAAGTACTTATGAGGTTGTCTAAAACGAAAAAACATGTCAGCAGGGCCTACGGTGGTTCCATGTGTGCCAGGTGTGTTTGTGACAGGGTCAAGCATGCTTTCCTTATCGAGGAGAAGAAAATCGTTCTGGAAGTGTTGAAGGCACAAACACAGAgtcagaaagcaaaataa